In Anaerobacillus isosaccharinicus, one genomic interval encodes:
- the zwf gene encoding glucose-6-phosphate dehydrogenase, translating into MQKEENNKCVIVIFGATGDLAKRKLFPSIYNLYKKGSLSENFAIVGAARREWSDNTFRENVATSIQDSKINVDADLDDFLKHFHYLSFDVTNTSSYQNLHELINELDEQFNIPGNRIFYMAMAPQFFGTIASYLKSNEVTTTIGWSRLIIEKPFGHNLESAQKLNIDLREAFAEDEIYRIDHYLGKEMVQNIEVIRFANAIFEPLWNNRYISNIQVTSSESLGVEDRGGYYDHAGALRDMVQNHMLQMVALLAMEPPNRLTTEEVRTEKIKALRALRPMKSEDVDRYFVRGQYGRGMVNGKEVNGYREESNVDPNSATETFVAGKLLIDNFRWAGVPFYIRTGKRMTEKSTKIVIEFKELPMNLYYKSKDEMHPNLLIIHIQQDEGLSIVLNGKKVALSGETTPVKLDYCSSCQDVLNTPEAYEKLLYDCILGDATNFTHWDEVSLSWSFVDTISKVWENSIPTDFPNYEAQSMGPKISDKLLADDGFHWWPISDDSPYSILKGENINENV; encoded by the coding sequence GTGCAGAAAGAGGAAAACAACAAATGCGTAATCGTCATCTTTGGCGCTACCGGAGATTTAGCAAAACGAAAACTTTTTCCATCGATTTATAACTTATACAAAAAGGGAAGTTTATCAGAAAATTTCGCCATTGTCGGAGCTGCCCGTCGTGAATGGTCAGATAATACGTTTAGAGAAAATGTTGCAACTTCCATTCAAGATTCAAAAATTAATGTAGATGCGGACTTAGATGATTTTCTTAAACACTTTCATTATTTATCGTTTGATGTAACGAATACATCTTCTTATCAGAATTTACACGAACTCATTAATGAATTAGATGAGCAGTTTAACATACCTGGTAATCGGATTTTTTACATGGCAATGGCACCCCAATTTTTTGGGACGATTGCCTCGTATTTAAAGTCTAATGAAGTCACAACTACAATTGGCTGGAGTCGCCTAATTATCGAAAAGCCTTTTGGTCATAATCTAGAATCAGCACAGAAATTAAATATCGATCTTCGTGAAGCGTTTGCTGAAGATGAAATTTATCGGATTGATCACTATCTTGGCAAAGAAATGGTTCAAAATATTGAGGTTATTCGCTTTGCTAATGCGATATTTGAACCTTTATGGAACAATCGCTACATCTCTAACATTCAAGTGACTTCAAGCGAATCTCTTGGTGTCGAGGATCGTGGTGGCTATTATGATCATGCCGGTGCCTTAAGAGACATGGTTCAAAATCATATGTTGCAAATGGTTGCTTTACTCGCGATGGAACCTCCAAACCGTTTAACAACAGAAGAAGTCCGAACTGAAAAAATTAAAGCACTACGGGCATTGCGACCAATGAAATCAGAAGATGTCGATCGTTATTTCGTGCGTGGGCAATATGGTCGTGGTATGGTGAATGGGAAAGAAGTGAATGGCTACCGTGAAGAAAGTAACGTCGACCCTAACTCAGCAACTGAGACGTTTGTCGCTGGAAAGCTTTTAATTGATAATTTCAGATGGGCTGGTGTACCTTTTTATATACGTACTGGAAAAAGGATGACGGAGAAGTCTACAAAAATTGTCATTGAATTTAAGGAACTACCAATGAACTTATACTACAAATCAAAAGACGAAATGCATCCAAACTTACTTATTATTCATATTCAACAAGATGAGGGCTTATCGATTGTATTGAACGGAAAGAAAGTTGCCTTATCCGGTGAAACAACGCCTGTAAAGCTTGATTACTGCAGTAGCTGCCAAGATGTACTGAATACACCTGAAGCCTATGAGAAGCTTTTGTATGACTGCATATTAGGAGACGCTACAAACTTTACCCATTGGGATGAAGTTTCCCTTTCATGGAGTTTTGTCGATACAATCTCAAAAGTATGGGAAAATTCTATACCTACTGATTTTCCTAATTATGAAGCACAGTCAATGGGTCCGAAAATTTCAGACAAGCTACTTGCAGATGATGGCTTTCATTGGTGGCCAATTTCTGACGATAGTCCGTACTCAATTTTGAAAGGGGAGAATATTAATGAAAATGTATGA
- a CDS encoding DUF1292 domain-containing protein: protein MAVEIGEELMFGEEGSEQMYEVVYTCEINEKNYLMAALSEELDDEDKEPEIIAFSYTEDEEGTLFFDEIENDEEWKQVEAKFNSYIEELEKEA from the coding sequence ATGGCAGTAGAAATTGGCGAAGAATTGATGTTTGGTGAAGAAGGTAGCGAACAAATGTATGAGGTCGTGTACACTTGTGAAATAAATGAAAAGAACTACCTAATGGCAGCCCTTAGCGAAGAATTGGATGATGAGGACAAAGAACCTGAAATCATTGCTTTTAGCTACACAGAAGATGAAGAAGGAACACTTTTCTTTGATGAGATTGAAAATGATGAAGAGTGGAAGCAAGTTGAAGCGAAATTTAACTCGTACATAGAAGAGTTAGAAAAAGAGGCTTAA
- a CDS encoding DUF2283 domain-containing protein yields MTNNINFEQITYSDETETGYIYFTEPEKFEYYSELLPENQEIIIDLGKEVPVVGIELDGKSAKKIAKLPIEQRSFIKKSDNDGHDYYSLSFEDKPVKQSISYERIVEVKFLFADDECLDLIGIEVYSDNPDYIFIQQKERESKGMLKKILGRFGK; encoded by the coding sequence ATGACTAACAATATAAACTTTGAACAAATTACATACAGCGATGAGACAGAAACAGGCTATATTTATTTTACTGAACCAGAAAAATTCGAATATTACTCAGAACTATTGCCTGAAAACCAGGAAATTATTATCGACTTAGGGAAAGAAGTTCCAGTAGTTGGGATCGAGCTTGACGGAAAATCGGCAAAGAAAATCGCTAAACTACCTATTGAACAGAGGAGTTTTATCAAAAAATCGGACAACGATGGACATGACTATTACTCTTTGAGCTTTGAAGATAAACCAGTAAAACAGTCGATCAGTTATGAGCGAATCGTCGAGGTGAAATTCCTTTTTGCTGATGATGAGTGCTTAGATTTAATCGGGATAGAGGTATACAGTGACAATCCAGACTATATTTTCATACAACAAAAAGAGAGAGAATCAAAAGGTATGCTCAAAAAAATATTAGGTCGATTTGGTAAATAA
- a CDS encoding MFS transporter, with protein MNKQKLQLPLQTSSLFVGFMVWVIISSLMPYIREDILLTNNEVALVTAVPVILGSLLRIPLGYWTNRYGSRIIFLVSFIFLIFPVFFISTASSMIDLVIGGLLLGLAGALFSIGVTSLPKYYPKERQGFVNGIYGTGNLGTAITAFAAPALANSIGWENTVRLFLVPLLLFIILNLLFGDRIEKKVKSPLGQQIKSVYRNQKLWFLSLFYFITFGSFVAFTVYLPNFLVVNFGLTSLDAGLRTAGFITLATLIRPFGGWLGDKYNPLIILMFVFIGFSFSGVLLSFSPNIALYTVGCLTIAACAGVGNGIVFKLVPYYFTKEAGIVNGIVSATGGFGGFFPPIVLAIVFNLTGHYAIGFMSLAMFSLSSFVVVVWMYYLEKLNIETSIFDNVAQGMMVTNKGGVIVKVNQAFTRVTGYSSDESVGKTPSIIKSGKHGDQFYEDMWKSIREKGYWQGQIWNKRKNNENYVQLLTISEVKDEAGEISHYIGSFNDITDSK; from the coding sequence ATGAATAAACAGAAGTTACAGCTACCTCTACAAACCTCAAGCCTTTTTGTTGGGTTTATGGTTTGGGTTATTATTTCTTCTTTAATGCCATACATAAGAGAGGACATTTTATTAACTAATAATGAAGTAGCATTGGTGACAGCTGTCCCTGTAATATTAGGTTCCTTATTGCGAATCCCATTAGGCTATTGGACAAACCGATATGGGTCGAGAATTATTTTTTTAGTAAGTTTTATTTTTTTAATATTTCCGGTCTTTTTTATAAGTACTGCAAGTTCTATGATCGATCTTGTTATTGGGGGGTTACTATTAGGGCTAGCGGGTGCGTTATTTTCGATCGGTGTCACATCACTTCCAAAATATTATCCAAAAGAGCGCCAAGGGTTTGTAAACGGTATATATGGCACAGGAAATTTAGGAACAGCTATTACTGCATTTGCTGCACCGGCACTGGCCAATAGTATTGGCTGGGAAAATACGGTGCGTTTATTTTTAGTCCCGCTTTTGTTATTCATCATTTTAAATTTATTGTTTGGTGATCGAATTGAAAAAAAAGTAAAAAGCCCTTTGGGACAGCAAATCAAATCTGTTTATCGTAATCAAAAGCTTTGGTTTTTAAGCTTGTTTTACTTTATTACTTTTGGTTCTTTCGTAGCCTTTACAGTATATCTTCCGAACTTTTTAGTTGTTAACTTTGGGTTAACATCATTAGATGCTGGACTACGTACGGCGGGTTTTATTACATTAGCTACGCTAATAAGGCCTTTCGGTGGCTGGCTTGGAGATAAATATAACCCATTAATCATTTTAATGTTTGTATTTATTGGTTTTTCTTTTTCAGGAGTTTTATTGTCTTTTTCACCAAATATTGCTTTATATACGGTTGGCTGTTTAACTATAGCGGCTTGTGCAGGAGTAGGTAATGGAATAGTATTTAAACTTGTTCCTTACTATTTCACTAAAGAAGCAGGAATTGTTAACGGAATTGTGTCTGCAACAGGGGGCTTCGGAGGTTTTTTCCCACCAATTGTACTGGCAATCGTATTTAACCTAACTGGGCATTATGCTATAGGATTTATGTCGCTGGCAATGTTTTCACTATCTAGCTTTGTCGTTGTTGTTTGGATGTATTACCTTGAGAAGTTGAACATAGAGACAAGTATTTTTGACAATGTTGCCCAAGGCATGATGGTTACTAATAAAGGTGGAGTAATTGTAAAAGTAAACCAAGCTTTTACGAGGGTAACAGGTTATTCCTCCGATGAAAGTGTCGGTAAAACACCGAGCATAATTAAGTCAGGAAAGCATGGAGATCAATTTTATGAAGATATGTGGAAGTCGATAAGAGAAAAGGGATATTGGCAAGGGCAAATATGGAATAAACGGAAAAACAATGAGAATTATGTACAACTGCTAACAATTAGCGAAGTAAAAGATGAGGCTGGAGAAATATCTCACTATATCGGTTCATTTAATGATATTACAGATAGTAAATAA